In a single window of the Acidobacteriota bacterium genome:
- a CDS encoding MFS transporter — translation MNTTTLERPQLSAEFRRRRAINWLSLGMLYAFFYATRYNFSAAASYMADTLGWKNTELGVFETVMPLVYGLSVVLNGPIADRIGGKKAFLFGAVGVIVMNVLFGLASLGVASPAAWAGTGLQHHVVTPAVLNFGMSSGMLLTLMAIVWGINGYFQSFGALSIVKVNAQWFHVRERGTFAGVFGVLIRFGLLLAFQGVPLIFLFLPWPYAFWIPGAGVALFFLVNLRWMANTPKDAGLGEFDTGDDTDPSDRAPAVRDIIRKVFASPAMWTIAAGSMMVGIVRRSWVDAWWPKYLVDFHGADKALFATYLPYIIAIWGIALAGMAGGFAFGISSDRTFGGRRAPVITFGFIGMAVVLALFGLSDMMHLGPIAAACCLVALSFCVNGAHGMIGGAASMDFGGRKAAATAAGLFDGMQYLASAFVGVAAGYVTTNWGWDAWHWVPIPFALAGAWLMSRLWNVLPKGRSGH, via the coding sequence ATGAACACCACCACACTCGAACGTCCTCAACTCAGCGCGGAGTTCCGCCGCCGCCGGGCCATCAACTGGCTGTCGCTTGGCATGCTCTACGCGTTCTTCTACGCCACGCGGTACAACTTCTCGGCCGCCGCGTCGTACATGGCGGACACCCTTGGCTGGAAGAACACGGAGCTTGGTGTCTTCGAAACGGTGATGCCGCTCGTCTATGGGCTGAGCGTCGTGCTGAACGGGCCCATCGCCGATCGAATCGGCGGCAAGAAGGCGTTCCTGTTCGGCGCCGTGGGCGTGATCGTGATGAACGTGCTCTTCGGGCTGGCGAGCCTTGGGGTGGCGTCGCCGGCGGCGTGGGCGGGAACCGGCCTCCAGCATCATGTCGTGACGCCCGCAGTGTTGAACTTCGGGATGTCGAGTGGGATGCTGCTCACGCTGATGGCCATCGTTTGGGGCATCAACGGGTACTTCCAGTCGTTCGGCGCCTTGTCGATCGTGAAGGTGAACGCGCAGTGGTTTCACGTCCGGGAACGTGGGACCTTTGCCGGCGTGTTCGGCGTGCTGATCCGCTTCGGCCTGCTGCTCGCGTTCCAGGGCGTCCCGCTCATCTTCCTGTTCCTTCCGTGGCCCTACGCGTTCTGGATTCCAGGCGCGGGTGTCGCGCTGTTCTTCCTGGTCAACCTGCGGTGGATGGCGAATACCCCCAAGGATGCCGGTCTCGGGGAATTTGATACCGGGGATGACACGGATCCTTCTGATCGGGCTCCCGCCGTCCGGGACATCATTCGGAAGGTGTTTGCATCGCCCGCCATGTGGACGATTGCCGCCGGATCGATGATGGTGGGCATTGTGCGCCGGAGTTGGGTGGATGCGTGGTGGCCGAAATACCTGGTCGATTTCCACGGCGCCGACAAGGCCCTGTTTGCCACGTATCTCCCCTATATCATCGCGATTTGGGGGATTGCCCTCGCCGGCATGGCCGGAGGATTCGCCTTTGGCATTTCCTCGGATCGCACGTTTGGCGGACGCCGTGCGCCGGTCATTACCTTCGGATTCATCGGCATGGCCGTCGTCCTCGCGCTCTTCGGCCTGTCCGACATGATGCATCTGGGCCCGATCGCGGCGGCCTGCTGCCTGGTGGCGCTGTCGTTCTGCGTCAACGGGGCCCACGGGATGATTGGCGGTGCCGCTTCCATGGACTTCGGCGGCCGGAAGGCCGCGGCCACGGCTGCAGGGCTGTTCGACGGCATGCAGTACCTGGCCAGTGCGTTTGTGGGAGTGGCCGCCGGCTACGTCACTACGAACTGGGGATGGGATGCGTGGCACTGGGTGCCAATCCCGTTCGCGCTGGCGGGTGCATGGCTGATGTCGCGGCTGTGGAACGTCCTGCCCAAAGGGCGATCAGGCCACTGA